From Mycobacterium colombiense CECT 3035:
CGCGGTCAGGCGGTCATCGACGCTCAGCACCGACGAAAGTTGTTGCAACGCAGCGGGAACCACCCAGTAATACACCCACGTGCCGCGCCGTTCGCAGTCCAGCAGCCCCGCCGACCGCAGCGTCTTCAGATGGTGGGAGATCGTCGGCTGCGACACGTCGAATGTCTGGGAGATCTCGCACACGCAGGCCTGACCACCGGGGTGGCTGGCGACCAGGCTCAGCAAGCGCAGCCGCACCGGATCGCCGAGCGCCTTGAACATGGTCGCCAGCTCGGCGGCTTGCGGCTCGGCCAACGCGCCCGCCCCCAACGCCGGGCAACACTCCGCCTGGATCGACATCTATCTATATAAGCACTCATCGAATCAATGCGCCAGCGGTGGAGTTTTTCCCGCGCTCCAGTTTTAGTCAGGCAGGGGAAACGAACGGGACCTATAGTCCTCGTGACGAGCTAGCTCAAGGGGGTGCCATGACCAATACCGGCAATCGCCGCAGCCAGCGGTGGGTCGTTCGCGCGGGCGCCGCGCTCGGCCTGGCTGCACTGGCGGCCGGCCTGCCGGCCTGCTCCGGCAAGGGGGATCACCCGGCCGCCGCCCCGAGTTCGGCCCCCCCGTTGGCAAGCACCACCGTGATGATCGACGGAAACAAGCACACGATGATCGCCGCGGTGGACTGCACCCGCTCGGCGGCGCAGCCCAGCGCGTCGCCCCCGGAATCCGGCGACCTGACCACCCGGATCAGCGTGCACGACGATTCCGCATCGGTGTCGCTGGCCGTCTCCGACGAGCAGCCGCCCAGCGTCGACGGCTTCGCCATCTCGCTCAGGCTGGACAGCGGCCTGTACCAATTGCCTTATCAGGGAACGAAATCACCGACTCAGGTCCAGGCGACCAAGGACGGCAACAGCTACACGGTCACCGGGACCGGCCAGGCGACCACGCCCGGCCAAAGCAGCCTGCGGGATGTGACTTTCGGAATCCACGTGACGTGCCCGTGAGCGCGTATTGTCTCCCGCGATTACCTCTGGGATGCTGACAGCTTGGACATCTTCGCGCAGTGGCAAGCCGGCGGCACCGAGCTTCGTTGGCGCTCGACAACCGCCGCCAACGACGGCCAAGAGGTCGCGGTGTTCAGTCGCCGATGCGGCACTGCGGGGGCGCCCGCGTTGGTGTTGGTGCACGGCTTTCCCACCAGCAGCATCGACTATTTCGGGCTGACGAACGAACTGGGCGCGGAGTTCGACATCTACCTGCTCGACTTTCCCGGCTACGGGCTCTCCGACAAACCCCCTGAGCCCTACAGGTACTCGCTCTACGACGACGCGCGCCTGCTCGTCCACGCGATCACTCAGGTGTGGGGGCTCACCCAATACCGCATGCTCACCCACGACCGCGGCAGCAGCGTCGGGATGATCGCGGTGGGCATGCTGGCCGCGCAGGATCCGCCGGCCGCGCCCGTCGAACTGATTGTGACCAACGCCAACATCTACCTTCCGCTTTCCAACCTCACCGCCTTTCAGACCGCGCTGCTGGACCCCGCGACCGCACGGGCCACCGCGGCGGCCACCACGCCGGAGATGCTCGCGGCCGGCATGGGCGCGAGCACGTTCATGCCGCGACGCACGCTGGACGATCCGGAGATCGCCGCGCTGGCCAAATGCTTCGCCCACAACGACGGCGTCCGGGTGCTGCCGGACACCATCCAATACCTGCACGAGCGGGCGGCCGACGAAACCGGTTGGCTGGAAGCGCTTTCCACGAGCCACGTCGACACGACGGTGGTGTGGGGCCTGCACGACAACGTGGCCCCGTTGCGCGTCCCCAACCACGTCTGGCAGACGTATCTGAAGAACAAGCCGGGCCGCAATCGCTTCTGGGTGGTGCCCGGCGCCGACCACTACCTGCAGTGCGACGCGCCCGCGCAACTAGCCCAGATCGTTCGCCTCACCGCCCAGGGCGGCGATATTCCGTTGCAGACGTTGGGCAATCAGCCCGACGGCGCGGTCCTGGTGGACCAGAGCTCCACCTAGCCGGCTCTCCTCGGCCGAGTGTGCGGCTAGCCGCTCACTCGAGTCCCAGCGTGCGGCTGGCCGCACACTCGCGCCGAAACCCGCCGGCCACGAGCTACCCCACGACGACGGGCAGGCGCGCCCAGCCGCGCACGCTGGCGGTGTGCGCCCGCTGGGCGTTGGCATAGTCGACTTCCCAGTCCGGCCAGCGCTTCAACACCTCTTCGAAGGCCACCCGCGCCTCGAGCCGGGCCAGCGCCGAACCCAGACAGAAATGCAGGCCCTGCCCGAAGCTGAGATGGCTTCCGCGGCGGTGGATGTCGTAGCGATCGGCGTCCGGGAAGTGGCTCTCGTCCCGGTTGGCCGACGCGTTCAGCAACAGCATGAACGATCCCTCGGGCACCGTGCGGCCATAGTGCTCGGCATCGCGCGCGACGTAGCGGGCCTGCACCGGCGACGGCGGCTCATAGCGCAGCGTCTCTTCGATCGCGCCGGGGATCAGCGACGGGTCCGCGACGAGTTCGCGGCGTTGGTCCGGGTGATCCGACAACAGCTGGCCCATGAAACCGATTAAGCGAGCCGTGGTTTCGTTGCCGGCGCCGGCGATCATCGCGGTGTAGGCCAGCACCTCGGTGCGCGTCAACGGGCGCCGCGTGCCGTCCGGCTCGTCGATCTCGGCCCGCAGCAGCTCGGTCATCAGGTCGTCGGAGGGATGGTCGGCCCGCCATTCGATGTACTCGGCGAACAAGGCGATGGAATTGGCGAAGACGTTCGCATCGACCGCGGCCGGGTCGCTGTCCTCCGACAAGGAGATGTTGGCGACGCTGCGGTCCCGGATCTTTTCCTGGTCGGCCTCGGGAATGCCCAACAGATATCCGATGGTCCGCATCGGCATCATCGCGCCCAGGTCCGCGATGAAATCAAAGCCGCTGCCGCCGACCAGCGGGTCGAGCTCGCGCACACAGAACCCACGCACCAAATCCTCGACCGCCAACATCCGCCGGGGTGTGAAGACGCGGGACAACAGCTTGCGGTGCAGGTCGTGCAGCGGCGGATCCTCGAACAGCAGAATGCCCGGCGGCACTTCGATGTTCGCGAACAGGATGTCGGCGGTGGTGCCCTTGCCGGAGCGGTAGGTCTCCCAGTTCGGCAGTTCGCGCACCACGTCGTCGTACCGGCTCAACGCGTAAAAGTTGTACTTTTCGTTGTAATAGAGCGGCGCTTCCTCGCGCATCCGCTTCCACACCGGGTAGGGATTCGCGTCGATCTCGACATCGAATGGGTCGTAATACAATTCGATGGCGCTGGGGCTTGTCATTGCCGGATCCCTATCTCAGTCGTTGCGGTGCAAGAAACCATGCAGGAGTGCTTGGACGAGTTCCTCAACGATCACCTCCCGCGGCGGTGGACTGTTGCCGAAGTAGGTGGAACGCAGCGCGGCCATGCCGGCGATCATCGACACGGTCGAGTGCGCGGGCAGGTCGGGATGATCGGATTGCAACCCGCGCAATTGCATGCCTTCCACGCTGATTTGGCCCAGGACCGTGACCGCCCGGCGGACTTCGGCGATGCCGGCGTCGGCCTTCTCCTCGTCGCTGAGACTCTCGGCGGCCATCAGGGTCAACAGCAGGCCCTGGTGCTCGACGAACACGTCGTAGAGCCTCGACACGAACAGCCGGGCCAGCTCCCGCTCGTCGGTCTCCTCCGGAACCACCGACTGCCAGGTCTGGCCGAATTCGTCGACGAAGCTCACGAAGGGCACCACGAGCGCCTCGCGGAACAGCGCGGCCTTCGAACCGAAGTTGCGGAACAGCAGATGTTCGGTAACCCCGGCGGCCTGGGCGATTTCGCGTGTCGTGGTGCTGCGATAGTCCTGGCCGGCGAAGAGCTGCCGGGCAGCGTCGAGCAGCAGCCGGCGCGGCTCGCCACGGGGTCGACGCGCCGCCGTTGTCGGCCGCTTGATTGCTCGCTGGGGCACCGCTGTCCACTCCTCCGAACGGCCATAGGGTCGGCCGCCTTGGGGATAGTATCCGCTATCTCCGTAGGATAGTATCCACTACCCTAAGCGCGAAACCATCGGAAGGGGGACACCATGGGCGCCGTCATCATGCTCGGCACGCTGTTCGGGCTGATCGTGCTGATATTCGGGCTGGTACTCCGCTTCGATCCCGAGGCGCGTCGCGCGCCGAACGACGAGGGCCGCCAGTGAACACCGAGATGACGCCAGTGATGGCCGGAGCCCAGTACTTCTCCTACGCCGCGAGCATCGCGTTCCTGATCGCGGGGATCTATCTGAGCTACCGGCGCCGCCGCATCCACCCACTGTTGCTTCTGGGCATCTCGGCGATCTCGTTCTCCTGGATCGAGTCGCCCTACGACTGGGCGATGTACGCACAGTTTCCGCCCGCGCTCCCTCGGATGCCCTCGTGGTGGCCGTTGAACGTGACGTGGGGCGGGTTGCCGTTGGCGGTGCCGATCGGCTACGTCTCCTATTTCATCATTCCGGCCGTGACCGGGGCCGCCGTCGGCCGGTGGCTGAGCGCAAAGTTCAACTGGCGCAGGCCGATCACCCTGCTGGTGGTCGGCCTCGTCGTCGGCATCTGCTGGGCATTGTTCTTCAACGCCTACACCGGCGCCCAGCTCGGCAACTTCTATTACGGCTACGTGATTCCCGGCCTGGCGATCTTCGAGGGCACCAAGCACCAGTACCCGCTCTACGACTCGCTGGCCATGGGCATCCAGATGATGCTGTTCACGTATCTGCTCGGCCGCACCGATGCCGAAGGGCGCAACGTCATCGACATGTGGGCGGACAAGAGGGCGAAGAACCGGGGCCAGTCCGCGGTGCTCTCCGTCGTGGCCGTCATCGTCGTCGGGCATCTGGTGTATGGCGCCGTGTTTGCGCCACACCTCATCACGAAGCTCGGCGGCTACGTCACCGCGGGACCGACCGCGCAGCTGTATCCGGGCGTCCCCAACCAACCCCGATAAGGCAGCGATCACGTGGGCGACGAGAGCACCGCCGAGCCGATCAAGGTCGGCTACCTGATGGACTTCTCACTGCCGCAGGGCTTTCCGCAAACGTACTGACCCGCCGGCGCGCCGACTCGACGCCGACGGGGTCAATTCCCACCTCGTCGGTCGGTTCGGCGAACAGTAGCGGTCAGCCGAGCGCCGCCGGCAGCACCACTTCGCCGACGCGCCTGAGGTACGGCCACGCGATGTCGGGTGGCAGGCCGCCGCACAGCGGCGACAGGTTGAGCACCTGTCCGGCCTTCACCCGCGAAATCGCTTCTGGCACTGAGATGATCACGTGCGACGTCCCGGTCTCGCGCAGCTCGTCGATGGTGTTGACGTGGCTGAAGCCCGCCGTCGTCTCGTCCCCCGGGTTCCACGCGGCGTAGGTGCGCACGTCGTGCAGCAGGTGCTCACCGATCTCTTTCCACGCCTGGTCGACGTCCTCGGCGACGAACACGACCGAGGGCGTGTTGCGGTCGGGGAACATCGTCGGCCCGGGGGTATGGCCGTGCTCGCGGCAGGCCTCCTCGTAGGCCTCCTGCATGCCCGGCGCGTTGGCGTTGCCCAGCATGCCCAGGCCGTAGCGGCCGGCACGCCGCGCCGCGGCGACC
This genomic window contains:
- a CDS encoding ArsR/SmtB family transcription factor, which encodes MSIQAECCPALGAGALAEPQAAELATMFKALGDPVRLRLLSLVASHPGGQACVCEISQTFDVSQPTISHHLKTLRSAGLLDCERRGTWVYYWVVPAALQQLSSVLSVDDRLTAECGS
- a CDS encoding lipoprotein LpqH, translated to MTNTGNRRSQRWVVRAGAALGLAALAAGLPACSGKGDHPAAAPSSAPPLASTTVMIDGNKHTMIAAVDCTRSAAQPSASPPESGDLTTRISVHDDSASVSLAVSDEQPPSVDGFAISLRLDSGLYQLPYQGTKSPTQVQATKDGNSYTVTGTGQATTPGQSSLRDVTFGIHVTCP
- a CDS encoding alpha/beta fold hydrolase; translation: MDIFAQWQAGGTELRWRSTTAANDGQEVAVFSRRCGTAGAPALVLVHGFPTSSIDYFGLTNELGAEFDIYLLDFPGYGLSDKPPEPYRYSLYDDARLLVHAITQVWGLTQYRMLTHDRGSSVGMIAVGMLAAQDPPAAPVELIVTNANIYLPLSNLTAFQTALLDPATARATAAATTPEMLAAGMGASTFMPRRTLDDPEIAALAKCFAHNDGVRVLPDTIQYLHERAADETGWLEALSTSHVDTTVVWGLHDNVAPLRVPNHVWQTYLKNKPGRNRFWVVPGADHYLQCDAPAQLAQIVRLTAQGGDIPLQTLGNQPDGAVLVDQSST
- a CDS encoding cytochrome P450 encodes the protein MTSPSAIELYYDPFDVEIDANPYPVWKRMREEAPLYYNEKYNFYALSRYDDVVRELPNWETYRSGKGTTADILFANIEVPPGILLFEDPPLHDLHRKLLSRVFTPRRMLAVEDLVRGFCVRELDPLVGGSGFDFIADLGAMMPMRTIGYLLGIPEADQEKIRDRSVANISLSEDSDPAAVDANVFANSIALFAEYIEWRADHPSDDLMTELLRAEIDEPDGTRRPLTRTEVLAYTAMIAGAGNETTARLIGFMGQLLSDHPDQRRELVADPSLIPGAIEETLRYEPPSPVQARYVARDAEHYGRTVPEGSFMLLLNASANRDESHFPDADRYDIHRRGSHLSFGQGLHFCLGSALARLEARVAFEEVLKRWPDWEVDYANAQRAHTASVRGWARLPVVVG
- a CDS encoding TetR/AcrR family transcriptional regulator, with the protein product MPQRAIKRPTTAARRPRGEPRRLLLDAARQLFAGQDYRSTTTREIAQAAGVTEHLLFRNFGSKAALFREALVVPFVSFVDEFGQTWQSVVPEETDERELARLFVSRLYDVFVEHQGLLLTLMAAESLSDEEKADAGIAEVRRAVTVLGQISVEGMQLRGLQSDHPDLPAHSTVSMIAGMAALRSTYFGNSPPPREVIVEELVQALLHGFLHRND
- a CDS encoding spirocyclase AveC family protein, whose amino-acid sequence is MNTEMTPVMAGAQYFSYAASIAFLIAGIYLSYRRRRIHPLLLLGISAISFSWIESPYDWAMYAQFPPALPRMPSWWPLNVTWGGLPLAVPIGYVSYFIIPAVTGAAVGRWLSAKFNWRRPITLLVVGLVVGICWALFFNAYTGAQLGNFYYGYVIPGLAIFEGTKHQYPLYDSLAMGIQMMLFTYLLGRTDAEGRNVIDMWADKRAKNRGQSAVLSVVAVIVVGHLVYGAVFAPHLITKLGGYVTAGPTAQLYPGVPNQPR